In Runella sp. SP2, the genomic window AGCTTTATTTAGCTCATTGCTTGCCATAGCACCAGCGGCACTAAAAAAATGCCCCACATAGAGCGTTACCAGCTCCATGGTGTTTCTAATCGTGTCAATTTCTGATACGATTGCTTTTTTTAGCGACTCAGGTACCTTATCGTCGGGGTCGATGTCGAAAAAAGGATTACTCATTTTGCGATTTTAGTATTCCTAGTGTTAGTGTTTCAGCCACCATTTCACCAAGAGTGTCAATTTGGTTATAATCAGCATTGTGAACATCGCGCCTTCTAGGTAGCGTTTCTTGAGCTTTTCTTTGGTGCGCTTTAGTCGCATTTTAACGGCGCTCTCAGTCAACCCAAACGTATCTGCGATGTCTTTGATACTAAAGTCGTCTTGATACTTCATGAGTAGAATTGTTCGCTCTTCGTGCGAAATTCCATCCAAAGCCTGACGAAGACGTTTAGCATCCATTTCTATTTCTTCAATATCTTCGCCTTCTTCGGCCACATCAATTGTTTCGGTCAATTCATCTTCGGCCATCTTCTTCGTTAACCTCAACTGATCCATGCAATAGTTGTAGGTAATAGAAAACAGCCAAGTAGAGAATTTTGAAGATTCTTTAAACGTGCCAATCCGTACGATTAATTTCAGAAAAATATCGTGGGTAAAGTCTTCTGCTTTTGCTTGGTCTTTCACAAAAGATAGACACTTCCTATACACCTTATCAGCGTATCGCTCATAAAGTGCTTCAAAAAAAGTGTTGCGTTGCGTGTCAACATACATGCGCACCAACTGCTCGTCGGTATAGTGATTCATTCCAATTGAGTGTACGCTCATTAGGACGGGAAGATAGGTTTAGAGTAACAAGAAAAATTGAAGTAAAATACAGAAAATCTTCTCACACTGCACACAATGAGGCATTTAATTTTGCTCGTTATGGCTATTTAATAAGCTAAATACGTTTATTTATATAATAAAAATACCCTCAGATATAATTTTCTGAGGGTATTTATTATGTCTAAAAGGAATAAACTAGGCGCCGATAGCGATGTGCTTGAATGCCTTAATTGTAAGACCTTTTTGAGTTTTGTCTAATAATTGAGAAATTGTCAATGAACCATCTTTGATAAACTCTTGGTTCAACAAAGTATTCTCTTTGTAGAATTTGTTCAAACGACCCAAAGCAATTTTCTCAAGCATTGCTTCTGCTTTGCCTTCGTTGCGGGCTAGTTCTTTACCAATTTCGATTTCACGCTCAATAACAGCGGCATCCACATCGCCTTTATCCACTGCGATTGGCTTCATAGCTGCGATTTGCATCGCAATGTCACGACCTACTTCTGAAAGGTCAGTTCCTTCAGTTACGCCATCAAATGCGACCAATACACCGCGCTTGTTGTTTGAGTGAATGTATGAGCTAATCGCGTCGGCTGTTACGTTTTCGTAACCTATAACTTCAAGTTTCTCACCGATTTTACCAATCAGTTCTGTGATAAGCTCCTGAAGTGTTTGCCCGTCGGCTTGAGGAGTTGCTAAAAGAGTTTCTTTGTCAGCAGCGTTAGTAGCTACTGCTTGGCTCATGATGTTCATGGCCAAATTTTGGAAACTTTCTACTTTTGATACAGGTTCAGTTTCGCAAGCCAATGCAACGATTTTGCCGTTTTTGCCATCAGGGCTTACATGAACCAATACTACGCCTTCAGATACAACGTTGTCAGCGCGTTTGGCTGCTACTTTTTGACCTTGTTTACGAAGGATGTCAACCGCTTGCTCAAAATCACCATTTGCTTCGGTAAGGGCTTTTTTGCAATCCATCATACCTGCGCCAGTCATTTGGCGGAGCTTGTTTACATCTGCTGCGGTAATTGCCATTTTTTATAAAAGTTAATTTTAGTAATTTAATGATTAATAGGTACTGATTTCCAGTAAAATAAGTGACTTGGTAAAACTACGCAATCGGTTTTGTATTTGTTTTACCTCTTACTTTATGAAATCGTTAAACGGAATAGCCCATAGCCTATGAGCAGCTACGGGCTATCCGACCGCCGCCGAAGCGGTGGTATATATATTGAACTCTTAGTCCTCGTCAGTTACTTTAGCTGCTGGCGCTTCTGAGCCTGTGTCTTCCGAACGCTTTGCGTCTTCTTCTTCGGCCATACGTGCGTCATCACGCTCTTGCTTACGCTCGATGAGTCCTTCTTCGATTGCCTTACCGATGGCAAGGGTAATCAATGAGATTGACTTGTAAGCATCGTCATTTGCGGGGATTACGAAATCTACTTCATTAGGGTTTGAGTTTGTATCACACATGGCGATCACAGGAATACCCAAACGTTTTGCTTCAGCTACAGCAATGTGCTCACGCTTCACATCTACTACAAACAAAGCTGCTGGCAAGCGCGTCAAATCAGCCACACCACCCAACAAACGCTCCAATTTATCTTTTTCACGACCTTTGATAAGGCGCTCACGCTTTGCAATATTGCTTGCAGTAGCTTCGTCGCTCAACAACTTCTCCAAGCTCTGCATTTTTTTCAATGACTTACGAATGGTAGCGAAGTTTGTCAACATACCACCTAACCAACGCTCGGTTACGAATGGCATTTTCAAGCGACGTGCTTCTTCCGACACGATTTCTTGTGCTTGCTTCTTGGTAGCTACAAACATCACTTTACGGCCTGAACGAACTACGCCTTTTACGTATTGGCAAGCTTCGTCAAGTGATGCGATTGTTTTATTAAGGTCAATGATATGGATATCGTTTTTCTCCATGAAAATGTATGGAGCCATACGAGGATCCCACTTACGTGTCAAGTGACCAAAGTGTACACCTGCATCCAACAGGTCTTTGTACTCTAATTGTGCCATTTTATT contains:
- a CDS encoding RNA polymerase sigma factor; this translates as MSVHSIGMNHYTDEQLVRMYVDTQRNTFFEALYERYADKVYRKCLSFVKDQAKAEDFTHDIFLKLIVRIGTFKESSKFSTWLFSITYNYCMDQLRLTKKMAEDELTETIDVAEEGEDIEEIEMDAKRLRQALDGISHEERTILLMKYQDDFSIKDIADTFGLTESAVKMRLKRTKEKLKKRYLEGAMFTMLIITKLTLLVKWWLKH
- the tsf gene encoding translation elongation factor Ts, which codes for MAITAADVNKLRQMTGAGMMDCKKALTEANGDFEQAVDILRKQGQKVAAKRADNVVSEGVVLVHVSPDGKNGKIVALACETEPVSKVESFQNLAMNIMSQAVATNAADKETLLATPQADGQTLQELITELIGKIGEKLEVIGYENVTADAISSYIHSNNKRGVLVAFDGVTEGTDLSEVGRDIAMQIAAMKPIAVDKGDVDAAVIEREIEIGKELARNEGKAEAMLEKIALGRLNKFYKENTLLNQEFIKDGSLTISQLLDKTQKGLTIKAFKHIAIGA
- the rpsB gene encoding 30S ribosomal protein S2 — translated: MAQLEYKDLLDAGVHFGHLTRKWDPRMAPYIFMEKNDIHIIDLNKTIASLDEACQYVKGVVRSGRKVMFVATKKQAQEIVSEEARRLKMPFVTERWLGGMLTNFATIRKSLKKMQSLEKLLSDEATASNIAKRERLIKGREKDKLERLLGGVADLTRLPAALFVVDVKREHIAVAEAKRLGIPVIAMCDTNSNPNEVDFVIPANDDAYKSISLITLAIGKAIEEGLIERKQERDDARMAEEEDAKRSEDTGSEAPAAKVTDED